From the Musa acuminata AAA Group cultivar baxijiao chromosome BXJ1-2, Cavendish_Baxijiao_AAA, whole genome shotgun sequence genome, one window contains:
- the LOC135595886 gene encoding gamma carbonic anhydrase 1, mitochondrial-like, with protein sequence MGTLGRAIYTVGFWIRETGQAIDRLGCRLQGNYLFQEQLSRHRTLMNIFDKVPNVHKGAFVAPGASVIGDVQVGQGSSIWYGCVLRGDVNSIHVGSSTNIQDNSLVHVAKSNLSGKVLPTIIGDNVTIGHSVVLHGCTVEDEAFVGMGAVLLDGVVVEKHGMVAAGALVRQNTRIPCGEVWGGNPARFLRKLTEEEVAFISQSATNYTNLAQVHAVENAKSFDEIEFEKVLRKKFARRDEEYDSMLGVVREVPPELILPDNVLPDKSPKPSH encoded by the exons ATGGGGACGCTGGGGAGGGCGATCTACACCGTCGGATTCTGGATCCGGGAGACCGGCCAGGCCATCGACCGCCTCGGCTGCCGCCTCCAGGGCAACTACCTCTTTCAGGAGCAGT TGTCGAGGCATCGCACACTCATGAACATATTTGACAAAGTACCGAATGTACATAAAGGTGCCTTTGTGGCTCCAGGCGCATCTGTTATTGGTGATGTCCAAGTAGGCCAAGGATCATCAATTTGGTATGGATGTGTTCTCCGAG GTGATGTTAACAGCATCCATGTCGGATCTAGCACAAACATACAAGATAATTCCCTGGTGCATGTGGCAAAATCTAATCTAAGTGGGAAGGTCCTACCAACTATAATTGGAGATAACGTCACAATAG GTCATAGTGTTGTCTTGCATGGATGCACTGTTGAGGATGAAGCATTTGTTGGAATGGGTGCTGTCCTGCTTGATGGAGTTGTCGTGGAAAAACATGGAATGGTTGCTGCTGGAGCgcttgtaaggcagaatacaaggatCCCGTGTGGAGAG GTATGGGGAGGAAATCCTGCAAGGTTCCTGAGGAAACTAACTGAAGAAGAGGTGGCTTTTATTTCTCAGTCTGCTACCAACTATACCAACTTGGCTCAGGTGCACGCTGTGGAGAATGCCAAGTCTTTCGATGAGATCGAGTTCGAGAAAGTACTGCGCAAGAAGTTTGCTCGCAGGGATGAGGAGTATGATTCGATGCTTGGAGTGGTCCGCGAAGTTCCTCCTGAGCTGATTCTTCCTGACAACGTCTTGCCAGACA